TGAACTCGGTCAACGAGTCACCCCATGAGCGCATGCACCGCCACATTGAGCTGGCCTGGGCCTTCTCCACTGTTATTGGTACCCTGCTCTTCCTGACCGAGGTGGTTCTGCTGTGCTGGGTCAAGTTCCTGCCCCTCAGGCGCCCAACTGATAATGGCACCATCAGTTCTGGTGAGGCGGCAGCCATTGCCTCCACCTCCATCATGGTGCCATTTGGATTGGTGTTTATCGTCTTCGCTGTGCACTTCTACCGCTCTCTGGTCAGTCACAAAACTGATCGTCAGTTTCAGGAGCTGGAGGAGCTGTCCAATATCACCCGGCTGCAGAACCAGCTGGACCACAGGGCAGAGACGACCAGTCTGCAGCCCTCCTCTGTCCACTTC
The genomic region above belongs to Oncorhynchus mykiss isolate Arlee chromosome 6, USDA_OmykA_1.1, whole genome shotgun sequence and contains:
- the LOC110525563 gene encoding calcium release-activated calcium channel protein 1, giving the protein MSLNEHSLQALSWRKLYLSRAKLKATSRTSALLSGFAMVAMVEVQLEPDHVYPPGLLIAFSACTTVLVAVHLFALMISTCILPNLEAVSNVHNLNSVNESPHERMHRHIELAWAFSTVIGTLLFLTEVVLLCWVKFLPLRRPTDNGTISSGEAAAIASTSIMVPFGLVFIVFAVHFYRSLVSHKTDRQFQELEELSNITRLQNQLDHRAETTSLQPSSVHFP